A genomic window from Bacillus mesophilus includes:
- the topA gene encoding type I DNA topoisomerase: MAEFLVIVESPAKAKTIERYLGKKYKVKASMGHVRDLPKSQMGVEVSEGYSPKYITIRGKGPVLKELKTAAKKAKKIYLAADPDREGEAIAWHLAHTLDVDITSDCRVVFNEITKDAIKESFKHPRAINMDLVDAQQARRILDRLVGYNISPLLWKKVKKGLSAGRVQSVAVRLIIEREKEIKAFIPEEYWSIRGDFVKNKEVIEADFYGIDGRKSELKTIDDVNAVRSKLDGNTFTIASVNKRERKRNPAVPFITSSLQQEAARKLNFRAKKTMMLAQQLYEGIDLGKEGTVGLITYMRTDSTRISDTAKQEAADYISSTFGKEYLATEQKVSKKNQNSQDAHEGVRPTSSNRTPAEIKEFLSRDQLRLYKLIWERFIASQMAPAIMDTMTVDMENNGVIFRATGSKIKFPGFMKVYVEGNDDQDEEKDRILPPLEEGEKVVLKDIDQNQHFTQPPPRYSEARLVKTLEESGIGRPSTYAPTLDTIQKRGYVALDNKRFIPTELGEIVFNLVMEFFPEIIDLDFTAKMETSLDAVEDGNVDWVRIIDEFYQGFEKRLEKAEKEMQEIEIKDEPAGEDCEKCEHEMVYKMGRYGKFMACSNFPECRHTKAIVKDIGVDCPNCEKGRIIERKSKKRRIFYGCDQYPGCEFLSWDKPIARKCPKCESLLVEKKLKKGIQVQCVSCDYKEDQQK; encoded by the coding sequence ATGGCAGAATTCTTAGTAATCGTGGAATCGCCTGCAAAGGCCAAAACGATAGAACGTTATCTTGGAAAAAAATATAAGGTTAAAGCATCAATGGGACATGTTCGAGACCTACCGAAAAGTCAGATGGGTGTTGAAGTGAGTGAGGGCTACTCTCCGAAGTATATTACGATTAGAGGAAAAGGCCCCGTTTTAAAAGAATTGAAAACAGCTGCTAAAAAAGCTAAGAAAATTTATCTCGCAGCTGACCCGGATCGTGAGGGTGAAGCAATTGCGTGGCATTTGGCACATACACTTGATGTCGACATTACGTCTGATTGTCGGGTTGTCTTCAATGAAATTACGAAGGATGCAATTAAAGAATCCTTTAAGCATCCAAGAGCCATTAATATGGACTTAGTTGATGCACAACAAGCTAGACGTATCCTAGATCGACTAGTGGGGTATAACATTAGCCCATTACTTTGGAAAAAAGTGAAAAAGGGACTCAGTGCAGGTAGAGTACAGTCCGTTGCAGTTCGGTTAATAATCGAGCGCGAAAAAGAGATAAAAGCTTTTATACCAGAGGAATATTGGAGTATCAGAGGTGACTTTGTTAAAAACAAAGAAGTAATTGAAGCAGACTTTTATGGAATTGACGGTAGGAAGTCTGAACTAAAAACGATAGATGACGTCAATGCGGTTCGTTCTAAGCTAGATGGAAATACTTTCACAATCGCATCCGTTAATAAGAGAGAGCGTAAGCGCAACCCTGCTGTACCATTTATCACATCGTCACTTCAGCAAGAAGCAGCAAGAAAGCTAAATTTCAGGGCCAAGAAAACGATGATGCTTGCTCAACAACTTTATGAAGGAATAGACCTTGGTAAAGAAGGAACAGTTGGTTTAATCACATATATGAGAACGGACTCAACGAGAATCTCAGATACTGCTAAGCAAGAGGCTGCCGATTACATTAGTTCGACCTTTGGAAAAGAATACTTAGCAACTGAACAAAAGGTTAGTAAGAAGAACCAAAATTCCCAAGATGCTCACGAAGGGGTTCGTCCTACCTCTTCTAATCGCACTCCTGCTGAAATTAAAGAGTTTTTATCGCGAGACCAGCTAAGACTATACAAGCTCATTTGGGAGCGTTTTATAGCCAGCCAGATGGCTCCTGCAATCATGGATACCATGACAGTCGATATGGAAAACAACGGCGTCATTTTTAGAGCTACTGGTTCAAAAATAAAGTTTCCTGGTTTTATGAAAGTATACGTTGAAGGAAATGACGATCAGGATGAAGAGAAGGATCGTATTCTCCCTCCATTAGAGGAAGGGGAAAAGGTTGTATTAAAGGACATTGATCAAAACCAACATTTCACACAGCCTCCACCTAGGTACTCAGAGGCAAGGCTTGTAAAGACTCTTGAAGAATCAGGTATTGGTAGACCATCTACATATGCTCCTACTTTAGATACGATTCAAAAGCGTGGGTATGTGGCGTTAGATAATAAAAGGTTCATTCCTACTGAGCTTGGTGAAATTGTCTTTAATCTAGTCATGGAATTCTTCCCGGAAATCATTGACCTTGATTTCACTGCTAAAATGGAAACTAGCCTTGACGCAGTTGAAGATGGTAACGTGGATTGGGTTCGGATTATTGATGAGTTTTATCAAGGGTTCGAGAAAAGGCTAGAAAAAGCAGAGAAAGAGATGCAGGAAATCGAAATAAAAGATGAACCTGCTGGAGAAGATTGTGAAAAGTGTGAGCATGAAATGGTTTACAAAATGGGGAGATATGGTAAGTTTATGGCTTGTTCCAACTTTCCAGAATGTCGTCATACAAAAGCAATCGTTAAAGATATCGGGGTAGATTGTCCGAACTGTGAAAAAGGAAGAATCATTGAGAGAAAAAGTAAAAAGCGTCGTATTTTTTATGGATGTGATCAGTATCCAGGCTGTGAATTCTTATCATGGGATAAGCCAATCGCTAGAAAATGTCCGAAGTGTGAATCTCTATTAGTTGAAAAGAAGCTTAAAAAAGGTATTCAAGTTCAATGTGTCAGTTGTGACTATAAAGAGGATCAACAAAAGTAG
- the flgB gene encoding flagellar basal body rod protein FlgB, which yields MKLFGGTINTLESSLKYSTIKQNAIAQNIANVDTPNYKAKEVLKPFQHELKTAMQAQRTDARHFNFSNSQNSSGMVVTRASSQYNHNGNSVDIDKEMSELAENQIYYNALIDRINGKFNSLKTVISGGK from the coding sequence ATGAAATTATTCGGTGGGACGATTAATACGCTAGAAAGTTCGCTAAAATACTCCACAATTAAACAAAATGCGATCGCGCAAAATATTGCAAATGTCGACACGCCTAATTACAAAGCAAAGGAAGTCTTGAAACCATTTCAACATGAATTGAAAACAGCTATGCAAGCACAAAGAACGGATGCAAGGCATTTTAACTTCTCTAATTCACAGAATTCGTCTGGAATGGTAGTAACTAGAGCTAGCTCACAGTATAACCACAACGGAAATAGTGTTGATATAGATAAGGAAATGTCAGAGCTTGCAGAAAACCAGATATATTATAATGCCTTAATTGACCGAATTAATGGTAAATTCAATTCGCTAAAAACGGTGATCTCAGGAGGTAAGTAA
- the trmFO gene encoding FADH(2)-oxidizing methylenetetrahydrofolate--tRNA-(uracil(54)-C(5))-methyltransferase TrmFO, protein MNQVVNVIGAGLAGSEAAWQIANRGVKVNLYEMRPVKQTPAHHTDKFAELVCSNSLRANNLTNAVGVLKEEMRMLNSVIIKSADECSVPAGGALAVDRHEFAAYVTRSVKEHPNVTVFNEEITDIPEGITIIATGPLTSQMLSDKLKSLTGEDYLYFYDAAAPIIEKESINMDKVYLKSRYDKGEAAYLNCPMTEEEFDRFYDAVMAAETVPLKEFEKEIFFEGCMPFEVMAGRGKKTLVFGPMKPVGLEDPKTGKIPYAVVQLRQDDAAGTLYNIVGFQTHLKWGAQKEIIQLIPGLENAEIVRYGVMHRNTFISSPKLLKPTYQYRERDDLFFAGQMTGVEGYVESAASGLVAGINAANLVLGEELVEFPHETAIGSMARYITTANPKNFQPMNANFGLFKELDKKIKNKQARNEEYASRALETIQNFIKK, encoded by the coding sequence ATGAATCAGGTAGTTAATGTAATAGGAGCAGGATTAGCAGGGAGTGAAGCTGCATGGCAGATTGCCAATAGAGGGGTAAAAGTAAACCTTTATGAGATGAGACCGGTAAAGCAAACTCCAGCACATCATACAGATAAATTTGCAGAATTAGTTTGTAGTAACTCTCTACGGGCAAATAACTTAACTAATGCAGTAGGAGTTTTAAAAGAAGAGATGAGAATGCTTAATTCCGTCATTATTAAATCTGCAGATGAATGTTCTGTTCCAGCCGGCGGGGCTTTAGCGGTTGATCGACATGAATTTGCTGCATATGTGACACGCTCTGTTAAAGAACACCCGAATGTAACAGTTTTTAATGAGGAAATTACAGACATTCCAGAAGGAATAACAATTATAGCAACTGGTCCACTTACCTCTCAAATGTTATCGGACAAGCTAAAAAGCTTAACAGGTGAAGACTATCTTTATTTTTATGACGCGGCTGCACCGATTATTGAGAAAGAAAGCATAAATATGGACAAGGTGTACCTGAAATCACGTTATGACAAGGGAGAAGCAGCATATTTAAACTGTCCTATGACGGAAGAGGAATTCGATCGTTTCTATGATGCCGTTATGGCGGCTGAAACAGTACCGTTAAAAGAATTTGAGAAAGAAATTTTCTTTGAAGGTTGTATGCCTTTTGAAGTGATGGCTGGTCGAGGTAAAAAAACATTAGTATTTGGTCCGATGAAGCCTGTAGGTTTAGAAGACCCAAAAACCGGGAAAATACCTTATGCAGTCGTTCAGCTTAGACAGGATGATGCAGCAGGAACCTTATATAATATTGTAGGCTTTCAAACTCATCTTAAATGGGGGGCGCAAAAGGAAATCATTCAATTAATTCCTGGCCTAGAAAACGCGGAGATTGTTAGATATGGTGTTATGCATAGAAACACATTTATCAGTTCACCTAAATTACTTAAACCAACCTATCAATATCGCGAAAGAGATGACCTTTTCTTTGCAGGTCAAATGACAGGAGTCGAGGGGTACGTTGAGTCAGCGGCATCAGGACTAGTTGCTGGTATTAACGCGGCGAACTTAGTATTGGGTGAAGAATTAGTTGAATTTCCTCATGAAACGGCAATCGGAAGTATGGCAAGATATATTACAACGGCTAACCCTAAAAACTTCCAACCGATGAATGCAAACTTTGGATTATTTAAGGAATTAGACAAGAAGATTAAAAATAAACAGGCACGAAATGAAGAGTATGCTTCCAGAGCCTTGGAAACAATTCAGAATTTTATAAAAAAATAA
- the codY gene encoding GTP-sensing pleiotropic transcriptional regulator CodY — MELLDKTRKINAMLQRAAGKPVNFKEMAETLRDVIEANIFVVSRRGKLLGFAINQKIENERMIKMLEDRQFPEEYTNGLFNITETSSNLDINSPYTAFPVENKDLFSKGLTTIVPIIGGGERLGTLILARVTGPFLNDDLILGEYGATVVGMEILREKSEEIEEEARSKAVVQMAISSLSYSELEAIEHIFEELDGNEGLLVASKIADRVGITRSVIVNALRKLESAGVIESRSLGMKGTYIKVLNDKFLHELSKLKTS; from the coding sequence ATGGAACTATTAGACAAAACAAGAAAAATTAATGCAATGCTTCAAAGAGCTGCAGGTAAGCCTGTTAACTTTAAAGAAATGGCTGAAACATTACGCGATGTTATCGAAGCAAATATCTTTGTTGTTAGCAGAAGAGGTAAGCTCTTAGGTTTTGCAATCAATCAAAAAATTGAAAATGAACGTATGATCAAAATGCTAGAGGATCGTCAATTCCCTGAAGAGTATACAAACGGACTATTCAATATCACGGAAACATCTTCTAATCTTGACATTAACAGCCCTTATACAGCATTCCCTGTAGAAAATAAGGATTTGTTTAGCAAAGGATTAACAACGATCGTTCCAATTATCGGTGGTGGTGAACGTTTAGGTACATTAATCCTAGCGCGCGTAACAGGTCCATTTCTAAACGATGATTTAATTCTAGGTGAATACGGCGCTACAGTCGTTGGAATGGAAATTCTTCGTGAAAAGTCAGAGGAAATCGAAGAAGAAGCAAGAAGTAAGGCTGTTGTACAAATGGCAATCAGCTCTCTGTCATACAGTGAGCTTGAGGCGATTGAGCATATTTTTGAAGAGTTAGACGGAAATGAAGGCTTGCTTGTTGCAAGTAAAATAGCTGATCGAGTTGGTATTACAAGATCTGTTATTGTAAACGCACTAAGAAAGTTAGAAAGTGCTGGTGTAATTGAGTCACGTTCATTAGGAATGAAGGGAACATATATCAAAGTATTAAATGATAAATTCCTTCATGAGCTTTCTAAATTAAAAACTAGTTAA
- the xerC gene encoding tyrosine recombinase XerC, protein MTTTKELMKSFTEYLQIERNYSPYTIVYYTQDIEEFVEFMNSQSINSISQVTYTDVRIYLTELYKHKLARKSVARKISSLRSFYKFLMREQMVKDNPFTLVSLPKKEQRVPQFLYHDELAKLFQASDQTTPLGQRNQAILELLYATGIRVSECCKLELADIDFSLGTILVNGKGKKQRYVPFGSFANDAIELYVEHGRRELMKKGNSSSSALFLNYRGSTLTARGVRLILNDLIDKASLSIHISPHVLRHTFATHMLNEGADLRTVQELLGHSHLSSTQIYTHVTKDRLKTIYMNHHPRA, encoded by the coding sequence ATGACTACGACGAAGGAATTAATGAAAAGTTTTACAGAATATTTACAAATTGAGCGAAACTATTCTCCCTATACAATCGTATACTATACCCAGGACATTGAGGAATTTGTGGAATTTATGAATTCTCAATCAATTAATAGTATCTCTCAAGTTACATACACAGATGTTCGCATATACTTAACAGAGCTATATAAGCATAAGCTTGCCAGGAAATCAGTGGCAAGAAAAATTTCCAGTCTAAGGAGCTTCTACAAGTTCTTAATGAGAGAGCAAATGGTAAAGGATAATCCGTTTACACTAGTATCATTACCTAAGAAGGAACAAAGGGTTCCGCAATTCTTATACCATGATGAACTTGCAAAGCTGTTTCAAGCCAGTGATCAAACAACGCCTTTAGGACAAAGAAATCAGGCAATCCTTGAACTGCTCTATGCTACAGGAATCCGTGTAAGTGAATGCTGTAAGCTTGAATTAGCTGATATTGATTTTAGTCTAGGTACAATCCTTGTAAATGGAAAGGGTAAAAAGCAAAGATACGTCCCGTTTGGGAGCTTTGCAAACGATGCGATTGAATTATATGTAGAACATGGTAGAAGAGAACTTATGAAGAAGGGAAACTCTTCAAGCTCTGCTTTGTTTCTAAACTATCGGGGTAGCACTCTCACAGCGAGAGGAGTGCGATTAATATTAAATGATCTAATTGATAAAGCAAGTTTATCAATACATATTAGTCCGCATGTGCTCAGGCATACGTTTGCAACACATATGCTTAATGAAGGGGCCGATTTACGAACTGTACAAGAATTATTAGGCCACTCACATCTTTCCTCAACGCAAATCTATACGCATGTTACGAAAGATCGGTTAAAGACGATATATATGAATCATCATCCTCGAGCATAG
- the hslV gene encoding ATP-dependent protease subunit HslV — translation MSTFHATTIFAIQHNGQCAMSGDGQVTFGNAVVMKHTAKKVRRIYQGRVLAGFAGSVADAFTLFEKFEGRLEEYNGNLQRAAVELAKEWRSDKVLRRLEAMLIVMNKEHILLVSGTGEVIEPDDGILAIGSGGNYALSAGRALKKHAGSTMSAMEIAKASLEVAGEICVYTNDQIIVEEL, via the coding sequence ATGTCAACATTTCATGCAACTACAATCTTTGCTATACAGCATAATGGTCAGTGTGCAATGTCAGGAGATGGCCAAGTAACATTTGGGAATGCAGTCGTAATGAAGCACACTGCTAAAAAGGTAAGGAGAATTTATCAAGGAAGAGTCTTAGCGGGCTTTGCAGGTTCAGTAGCTGATGCTTTTACTCTTTTTGAAAAATTTGAAGGACGTTTAGAAGAATATAATGGTAACCTTCAAAGAGCGGCGGTGGAACTTGCGAAGGAATGGAGAAGTGATAAGGTTTTAAGAAGACTAGAAGCGATGCTTATCGTCATGAACAAGGAGCATATCCTTTTAGTTTCGGGTACAGGAGAGGTTATCGAACCGGATGATGGAATACTAGCAATTGGATCTGGTGGAAATTATGCACTTTCTGCAGGCAGAGCCTTAAAGAAACATGCTGGTTCTACTATGTCTGCAATGGAAATTGCTAAAGCCTCTTTAGAGGTTGCAGGAGAAATCTGTGTATATACGAATGACCAAATCATAGTCGAAGAACTTTAA
- the hslU gene encoding HslU--HslV peptidase ATPase subunit, protein MNLTPRQIVERLDQHIVGQTQAKKAVAVALRNRYRRGQLNEKLREEIVPKNILMIGPTGVGKTEIARRMAKLVGAPFIKVEATKFTEVGYVGRDVESMVRDLVETSVRLVKEERMQDVKEKALSNANKRLVELLAPAKQKQTSFKNPFEMLLGGNQNQTDDDDQDKQDEQSLSQRRKKLAHQLALGELEDTLVSVEIEEQQQSMFDMLQGSGMEQMGMNMQDALGSFMPKKKKKRKLTVREARKVLTNDEAQKLIDMDEVTQDAIYKAEQTGIIFIDEIDKIAGKSQGGSADVSREGVQRDILPIVEGSTVVTKYGPVKTDHVLFIAAGAFHIAKPSDLIPELQGRFPIRVELTKLTVEDFVRILVEPDNAIIKQYIALLETEGIQIEFSDDAIRKLAEVAHGVNQDTDNIGARRLHTIMERLLEDLSFEAPDITLERIVITPQYVEEKLGTIAKNRDLSQFIL, encoded by the coding sequence ATGAATTTAACACCACGGCAAATTGTTGAACGACTCGACCAGCACATTGTTGGTCAAACACAAGCGAAAAAGGCAGTTGCAGTTGCGTTAAGGAATCGATATCGAAGAGGTCAATTAAACGAAAAATTACGTGAAGAAATAGTACCGAAGAATATCCTAATGATTGGACCAACAGGTGTTGGGAAAACTGAAATTGCAAGACGAATGGCAAAGCTTGTTGGTGCGCCTTTTATTAAAGTTGAAGCGACTAAGTTCACAGAAGTCGGTTATGTTGGAAGAGATGTAGAATCAATGGTACGTGACTTAGTAGAAACTTCAGTTCGTCTTGTTAAAGAAGAAAGAATGCAGGATGTAAAAGAGAAAGCGCTCTCGAATGCAAATAAAAGATTAGTTGAATTGCTTGCACCTGCTAAGCAAAAGCAAACATCTTTTAAAAATCCATTTGAAATGCTTTTAGGTGGAAATCAAAATCAAACAGATGACGATGATCAGGATAAACAGGATGAACAAAGCCTTTCACAAAGAAGGAAGAAACTTGCTCATCAATTAGCTTTAGGTGAACTTGAGGATACGCTTGTAAGCGTTGAAATTGAAGAACAACAACAATCAATGTTTGATATGCTTCAAGGCTCAGGAATGGAACAAATGGGTATGAACATGCAAGATGCACTAGGTAGCTTCATGCCGAAGAAAAAGAAGAAAAGAAAACTGACTGTTCGAGAGGCAAGAAAAGTTCTCACTAATGACGAGGCTCAGAAACTAATCGACATGGATGAAGTAACACAAGACGCCATTTATAAGGCAGAACAAACTGGGATTATCTTCATTGATGAAATAGATAAGATTGCTGGAAAGAGTCAAGGTGGATCAGCAGATGTTTCTAGAGAGGGTGTTCAGCGTGATATCCTTCCTATTGTAGAAGGATCGACAGTTGTAACCAAATATGGACCTGTAAAAACAGATCATGTCTTATTTATTGCAGCAGGAGCTTTTCATATTGCAAAACCATCTGATCTTATTCCGGAGCTACAAGGACGCTTTCCAATTCGTGTTGAATTAACGAAACTTACTGTAGAAGACTTTGTTAGAATTTTAGTTGAGCCTGATAATGCAATTATCAAACAATATATTGCCTTATTGGAAACAGAAGGTATACAAATTGAATTTTCTGACGATGCTATTCGTAAGTTAGCTGAAGTAGCGCATGGGGTTAATCAGGATACGGACAACATTGGAGCTAGAAGATTACATACTATAATGGAAAGATTATTAGAGGATTTATCTTTTGAAGCACCAGATATCACATTAGAGAGAATCGTAATCACACCTCAATATGTTGAAGAGAAACTGGGCACAATCGCGAAAAATCGCGACTTGAGTCAATTTATATTATAG
- the dprA gene encoding DNA-processing protein DprA — protein MNIITQRLLHLHRCEEVTWSTLQLLLQIDPTLSSCYQLTPSQLHQKLQFQIPLEKIQSIYKNLQSVTIASMLEKYKSQNIQCITRFDSSYPSALKQIYNPPWVLYVKGNRDILLNNQMLAIVGTRTPTKYGVKITDYFVSSLVNHGWTTVSGLAKGIDARVHDTTIKQNGNTIAVLGSGFNHLYPRENLQLANEIIKENILLSEYPPERKPNRWQFPARNRIISGLSLGTIVIEAKAKSGSLITANLALEQNREVFAVPGPVDSVYSDGTNLLIQEGAKLALTPEDVLIEFQTQLPSETY, from the coding sequence ATGAACATTATCACTCAACGACTTCTCCACCTACACAGATGCGAAGAAGTAACCTGGTCAACCCTTCAACTTCTACTACAAATTGACCCCACTCTTTCAAGCTGTTACCAACTCACACCCTCTCAGCTTCATCAAAAACTTCAATTTCAAATTCCATTAGAAAAAATCCAATCGATTTACAAAAATTTGCAATCTGTTACAATAGCAAGTATGCTAGAAAAATATAAAAGTCAAAATATTCAGTGCATAACGCGATTTGATTCTTCCTATCCTTCCGCATTAAAACAAATATATAATCCACCTTGGGTGTTATATGTTAAGGGAAATCGTGATATATTACTTAATAACCAAATGTTAGCAATTGTTGGTACTAGAACACCAACCAAATATGGGGTAAAGATCACAGATTATTTTGTTAGTTCATTAGTTAATCATGGGTGGACAACTGTAAGTGGTCTTGCAAAAGGAATTGACGCAAGGGTTCATGATACAACCATTAAGCAAAACGGAAATACGATTGCCGTTTTAGGTTCAGGGTTTAATCATCTTTATCCAAGAGAAAATCTCCAGTTAGCTAATGAAATAATAAAAGAGAATATTTTGCTGTCAGAGTACCCTCCAGAACGTAAGCCGAACAGATGGCAATTTCCTGCTAGAAATCGAATTATTAGTGGGTTGTCATTAGGCACAATTGTAATCGAGGCAAAGGCAAAAAGTGGGTCCTTGATCACCGCAAACTTAGCACTAGAACAGAATCGTGAAGTCTTCGCAGTGCCGGGTCCCGTAGATTCTGTATACTCAGATGGGACAAATCTTCTGATCCAAGAAGGGGCGAAGTTAGCTCTTACCCCAGAAGATGTGCTAATAGAATTTCAGACTCAGCTCCCAAGTGAAACTTACTAA
- the sucD gene encoding succinate--CoA ligase subunit alpha, with protein sequence MSVFVNKDTKVIVQGITGSTAAFHTKQMLEYGTKIVGGVTPGKGGTEVEGVPVFNTVSEAVKQTGANVSVIYVPAPFAADAIMEGVDAELDLVICITEHIPVLDMTKVKRYMEGKKTRLVGPNCPGVITPDECKIGIMPGYIHTKGHVGVVSRSGTLTYEAVHQLTQAGIGQSTAVGIGGDPVNGTNFIDTLKAFNEDEDTYAVIMIGEIGGTAEEEAAEWVKANMTKPVVGFIGGRTAPPGKRMGHAGAIISGGKGTADEKIRIMNECGIKVADTPSVMGETLISALKERGIYEQCKTH encoded by the coding sequence ATGAGCGTATTTGTTAATAAAGACACAAAGGTTATCGTACAAGGTATTACAGGTTCAACTGCAGCTTTCCACACAAAGCAAATGCTTGAATACGGAACAAAGATTGTTGGTGGTGTTACTCCTGGTAAAGGTGGAACTGAAGTGGAAGGAGTACCTGTATTCAATACAGTTTCAGAAGCTGTAAAACAAACGGGTGCTAATGTTTCTGTTATTTATGTTCCAGCTCCATTTGCTGCAGATGCAATCATGGAAGGTGTAGACGCTGAGCTAGATCTTGTGATTTGTATCACTGAGCATATTCCAGTTCTTGATATGACAAAGGTAAAGCGTTACATGGAAGGAAAAAAGACTCGCCTAGTAGGTCCAAACTGCCCAGGTGTTATTACTCCTGATGAGTGTAAAATTGGAATCATGCCTGGTTATATCCATACAAAAGGACATGTAGGAGTTGTTTCTCGTTCTGGTACACTAACTTATGAAGCTGTTCACCAATTAACACAAGCAGGAATTGGTCAATCTACAGCTGTTGGTATCGGAGGAGACCCTGTTAATGGGACGAACTTTATCGACACGTTAAAAGCATTTAACGAAGATGAAGATACGTATGCAGTCATTATGATTGGTGAAATCGGTGGAACAGCTGAAGAAGAAGCAGCTGAGTGGGTAAAGGCTAACATGACAAAGCCAGTTGTAGGATTCATCGGTGGTCGTACTGCGCCTCCAGGAAAGCGTATGGGTCATGCTGGTGCGATTATCTCTGGTGGAAAAGGTACTGCTGATGAGAAGATTCGCATAATGAATGAATGTGGAATTAAAGTTGCTGACACTCCATCTGTTATGGGTGAAACACTAATTTCTGCTCTAAAAGAGCGTGGAATTTATGAGCAATGTAAAACTCACTAA
- the sucC gene encoding ADP-forming succinate--CoA ligase subunit beta produces MNIHEYQGKEILRKYGVSVPNGKVAFTVEEAVEAAKELGTQICVVKAQIHAGGRGKAGGVKVAKSLDEVRTYASEILGKTLVTHQTGPEGKEVKRLLIEEGCDIKKEYYIGLVLDRATSSVVLMASEEGGTEIEEVAEATPEKIFKEVIDPAVGLQGFQARRIAFNINIPKELVGKAVKFMMGLYTAFVEKDCSIAEINPLVVTGDGDVMALDAKLNFDTNALYRNKDILEYRDLEEEDPKEIEASKYDLAYISLDGNIGCMVNGAGLAMATMDIIKHYGGSPSNFLDVGGSATAEKVTEAFKIILSDQNVKGIFVNIFGGIMKCDIIATGVVEAAKQVQLSVPLVVRLEGTNVDLGKKILAESGLDIVAADSMADGAQKIVSLVG; encoded by the coding sequence ATGAATATCCATGAGTATCAAGGTAAAGAGATCCTCAGAAAATATGGGGTTTCGGTCCCAAATGGTAAAGTTGCTTTCACAGTTGAGGAAGCTGTAGAAGCAGCAAAAGAATTAGGTACACAGATTTGTGTAGTAAAAGCACAAATTCATGCAGGTGGACGTGGAAAAGCTGGTGGTGTTAAGGTAGCTAAAAGCTTAGATGAGGTCCGTACATATGCAAGCGAAATCCTAGGTAAAACTCTAGTTACGCATCAAACAGGTCCAGAAGGTAAAGAAGTTAAGCGCTTGCTAATTGAAGAAGGTTGCGACATTAAGAAGGAGTACTATATTGGACTAGTACTTGATCGTGCAACTTCAAGTGTTGTTCTTATGGCTTCTGAAGAAGGCGGAACAGAGATTGAGGAAGTAGCTGAAGCAACTCCTGAAAAAATCTTCAAAGAGGTAATTGATCCTGCTGTAGGTCTTCAGGGCTTCCAAGCAAGAAGAATTGCTTTTAATATCAATATCCCTAAAGAACTAGTTGGTAAGGCTGTTAAGTTCATGATGGGTCTTTATACTGCGTTTGTTGAAAAAGATTGTTCAATTGCTGAAATTAACCCACTTGTTGTAACAGGTGACGGAGATGTTATGGCTCTTGATGCAAAGCTAAACTTTGACACTAACGCATTATACCGTAATAAGGATATCTTAGAATATCGTGATCTTGAAGAAGAAGATCCAAAGGAAATCGAAGCTTCTAAGTATGACCTTGCTTATATTTCATTAGATGGAAATATCGGTTGTATGGTAAACGGTGCTGGACTTGCAATGGCTACAATGGATATCATCAAGCACTATGGTGGAAGTCCATCGAACTTCCTTGACGTAGGTGGAAGTGCAACTGCTGAGAAAGTAACTGAAGCATTTAAAATCATCCTTTCAGATCAAAACGTAAAAGGTATTTTTGTTAATATCTTTGGTGGAATCATGAAGTGTGACATTATTGCTACAGGTGTTGTTGAAGCTGCTAAGCAAGTACAATTAAGTGTACCTTTAGTAGTACGTTTAGAAGGAACTAACGTTGATTTAGGTAAGAAAATTCTTGCTGAATCAGGTTTAGATATTGTTGCAGCTGATTCTATGGCTGACGGCGCACAAAAGATTGTATCACTAGTAGGATAA